From Nicotiana tabacum cultivar K326 chromosome 15, ASM71507v2, whole genome shotgun sequence, the proteins below share one genomic window:
- the LOC142169862 gene encoding uncharacterized protein LOC142169862, which translates to MHQQGPQINHLSYVDDLVIFTSGDKRNVKMITKSLHQYERASGQKINNEKSVFLTVRHTSETKRRMLQKVTGFKHQHFPFKYLGSPIYAGRKKIAYFSDITANVMNKIQAWQGNLLSPGGRATLIKHVLQSQTLHTLAAISPPKTVIKQLEKHFSDFFWGQPEAKIDIIGVHGAICAILQVREEHVLKDLKT; encoded by the coding sequence ATGCACCAACAAGGTCCTCAGATTAATCACTTGAGTTATGTAGATGACTTGGTGATTTTCACTTCTGGAGATAAAAGGAATGTGAAAATGATCACGAAGAGCCTTCACCAATATGAAAGAGCATCAGGGCAAAAAATCAACAATGAGAAGAGTGTGTTCTTGACAGTGAGGCACACATCAGAAACAAAGAGAAGAATGCTTCAAAAAGTGACTGGCTTTAAACATCAACATTTTCCTTTTAAATATCTTGGATCCCCCATCTATGCTGGTAGAAAGAAAATTGCCTACTTCTCTGATATAACTGCTAAtgttatgaataaaattcaggcTTGGCAAGGAAACCTTCTATCTCCAGGAGGAAGAGCTACTCTCATAAAGCATGTACTACAATCGCAAACTTTGCATACTCTAGCAGCTATATCACCTCCAAAAACAGTGATCAAGCAACTGGAAAAGCATTTCTCGGATTTTTTCTGGGGTCAACCAGAGGCCAAAATAGATATCATTGGAGTTCATGGCGCAATATGTGCTATCCTACAAGTGAGGGAGGAACATGTTTTAAAAGACTTGAAGACATAA
- the LOC107768997 gene encoding uncharacterized protein LOC107768997 — MACEGSYMWSLSGIVAAFVDLAIAYFLLCAATVAYLASKFLGFFGLRLPCPCDELFGNGNLCFHRLLIDFPAEKVSNVQLSVKANFPFNDTMWGKDQNCNLNWRLIGERENSPNKYLEMGDEASCSSVSDARKSHNNIARIELSPRNEFGAVNPLGASGGRLGIKGKGVMNLKQRGGIRRRRRKAAVDYGRFSSVSSYDPPCEEFPLDPPSPPSINKEDGCHPPLVMRLGERDSFELNGFPDEVEHIGKNFASVEELRHNGELGSNFDEKKRLRLLERALEHEQEARAALSLELEKERNAAASAADEAMAMILRLQEEKASIEMDARQYHRLIEEKSAYEAEEMNVLTEILVRTEREKHFLEKELEVYRQMSYLGNEESIVDSGILADALRLADASSDPTEDPVLMLHQISTSFEAENRNSVEVISVDNKSYTALGGKAPIQKQNKDASSQKQVDLREHSYSSQEFQEKEMVLMVCILTPLM, encoded by the exons ATGGCTTGTGAGGGTAGCTATATGTGGAGTTTGAGTGGTATTGTGGCAGCTTTTGTTGATCTAGCTATAGCATATTTCTTGCTTTGCGCAGCAACAGTAGCTTATTTAGCATCAAAGTTTCTTGGTTTTTTTGGTTTAAGATTGCCATGTCCTTGTGATGAACTTTTTGGTAATGGGAATTTATGTTTTCATAGACTTTTGATTGATTTCCCAGCTGAGAAAGTGTCTAATGTTCAACTTTCTGTAAAAGCAAATTTCCCTTTTAATGATACCATGTGGGGAAAGGACCAGAATTGTAATTTGAATTGGAGATTAATTGGTGAAAGGGAGAATAGTCCTAATAAGTATCTTGAAATGGGCGATGAGGCTTCATGTAGTTCAGTATCAGATGCAAGAAAGTCACATAATAATATTGCTAGGATTGAGTTAAGTCCAAGGAATGAATTTGGGGCAGTGAATCCATTGGGTGCGAGTGGAGGAAGGCTTGGGATAAAGGGGAAAGGGGTGATGAATCTGAAACAAAGAGGAGGGATTCGTCGAAGAAGGCGTAAAGCAGCTGTTGATTATGGGAGATTTTCATCAGTTTCATCATATGATCCTCCATGTGAAGAGTTTCCGCTTGATCCTCCATCTCCGCCTAGTATTAATAAAGAAG ATGGTTGCCACCCTCCACTTGTTATGAGATTGGGTGAGAGAGACAGCTTTGAATTGAATGGATTTCCTGATGAAGTTGAGCACATCGGAAAGAACTTTGCATCCGTTGAAGAACTGAGACATAATGGGGAACTCGGTTCCAACTTCGATGAGAAAAAAAGATTAAGACTTTTGGAACGAGCCTTAGAACACGAACAAGAAGCTCGAGCTGCTCTTTCCCTTGAGCTTGAGAAGGAAAGAAATGCTGCCGCATCGGCCGCAGATGAGGCTATGGCTATGATCTTACGTCTACAAGAGGAGAAGGCATCTATTGAAATGGACGCCCGGCAATACCATAGATTAATTGAAGAGAAATCTGCTTATGAAGCAGAGGAAATGAACGTTCTAACGGAGATCCTGGTGCGGACAGAGAGGGAGAAACACTTTTTGGAGAAGGAACTTGAAGTGTATAGGCAGATGTCTTATCTTGGAAATGAGGAATCAATAGTTGATAGTGGGATTTTAGCGGATGCTCTAAGACTTGCTGATGCTTCATCCGATCCTACTGAGGATCCAGTTCTTATGCTTCATCAGATTAGTACATCGTTTGAGGCAGAAAACAGGAATTCCGTGGAGGTAATTTCTGTTGATAATAAAAGTTATACTGCTTTGGGGGGAAAGGCACCAATACAAAAACAGAATAAAGATGCCAGCTCCCAAAAGCAAGTTGACCTAAGAGAGCATTCTTATAGCAGCCAAGAATTTCAGGAGAAAGAGATGGTGCTTATGGTTTGTATTCTTACACCTCTGATGTAA
- the LOC107768998 gene encoding uncharacterized protein LOC107768998 isoform X2 encodes MEPLGGLSKRGKQEIQPQISVLGMELGRPSDEEEKEKKRIKDQLFQACMENRWTGVKQLYINDKFAQESKLTKSEDTVLHLAISSYHPHRDDSLQKTHLDCIKDMVVKIPKENRLCILKQKNEKGNTPLHLAAELGSVSIIACLVNPQEPELIWETNSKGETPLFVAAYRGRLDAFLYLHECCQNEKSGKDPIVLCRRGDGDNILHAAISGEYFKLAFQIIKRYELLVNRLNSEGMSPLHFLSRMPQVFKSGSHFRYIDSIIYYCITVEELKIEKYKTEGIEDTYRRLPDNWKLPDNYQTLVDFLELLWNGTANFLDYIKEIWKQANKSKAPTEETNEKRDKKSTGNQDDPENPPIPVTTGVTNVNQDKKSPAEGKRNGNLFPANYTTFINFVKLLMTILLIVIGIGLQRIKKLEVKKKHHQWAVKIMKLMIEKEESYKFYENTGEKPEDKDLYDQGLYKQIGKPPPAPPPTDINLEKAEEPSKISQIKQPATSSTDNKKKDDIKSELSKTKATPLLVASKMGIVEMVKEILEKFPIAIQDTDSDEKNILLLAVEHRQTAVYNWLIGQKYPERVFYHVDKQENNAVHLAALFQKHELWRIPGTALQLQGERKWYKYVKHTLPKQSYVRYNKKGQTPREIFRETHAKLLKDGTEWLVTTSNSFSVVAALIATVAFATASAVPGGADDSGRPYLESQPAFSVFSISSLVSLCFSVTALVFFLAILTSRCQHSDFEKDLPRKLLLGLTSLFASITAILVSFCAAHFFVLQDNLRRAAFPIYGVTCIPVVFFAFNQFPLYFDLIRSYIQQLPLRSYKVFYTESSGASSSDQKNEGKEKDD; translated from the exons ATGGAGCCTTTAGGTGGGCTGAGCAAAAGAGGAAAACAAGAAATTCAACCACAGATTTCGGTACTAGGAATGGAATTGGGACGACCTTCCGATGaggaagaaaaggagaaaaaaagaattaaagaTCAATTATTTCAAGCCTGCATGGAGAATAGGTGGACAGGAGTTAAGCAACTGTACATCAACGACAAGTTTGCCCAAGAATCCAAACTCACTAAATCTGAAGATACTGTTCTTCACTTAGCTATCTCTTCTTACCATCCACATCGAGATGACTCTTTACAGAAAACTCATCTTGATTGTATTAAGGATATGGTAGTTAAAATACCAAAGGAAAATCGATTGTGTATCTTAAAACAGAAGAATGAAAAAGGGAACACACCTCTTCACCTTGCAGCAGAACTCGGAAGTGTCTCCATAATTGCGTGTTTGGTAAACCCACAAGAACCTGAACTCATCTGGGAGACCAATTCAAAAGGTGAAACCCCTTTATTCGTTGCTGCTTATCGTGGCAGGCTAGATGCTTTTCTCTACCTACATGAGTGTTGTCAAAATGAAAAGAGCGGAAAAGATCCAATTGTACTTTGCAGGAGGGGAGATGGGGATAACATTCTACACGCAGCTATCTCTGGCGAGTACTTTA AGTTGGCTTTTCAGATAATAAAGCGCTATGAGCTACTTGTCAACCGTTTAAACTCAGAGGGCATGTCTCCTCTACACTTTCTATCTAGGATGCCTCAAGTATTCAAAAGTGGAAGCCATTTTCGGTACATAGATAGCATTATCTACTACT GCATAACTGTCGAAGAGCTAAAGATagagaaatataaaactgaaggcATAGAAGACACATATCGTAGACTCCCAGATAACTGGAAACTCCCAGATAACTACCAAACACTGGTGGACTTCTTGGAACTACTTTGGAATGGGACTGCAAATTTTCTTG ATTACATTAAGGAAATCTGGAAGCAAGCAAACAAGTCTAAAG CTCCTACTGAAGAAACTAATGAGAAGCGAGATAAGAAGTCTACAG GCAATCAAGATGATCCTGAGAATCCCCCAATTCCAG TAACTACTGGAGTAACTAATGTGAATCAAGACAAGAAGTCTCCAG CTGAAGGGAAGAGAAATGGCAACTTATTTCCAGCCAATTACACCACCTTTATCAATTTCGTCAAATTACTAATGACGATTTTGCTAATCGTAATTGGTATTG GACTCCAAAGGATAAAGAAATTAGAGGTAAAGAAGAAGCACCATCAATGGGCAGTTAAAATTATGAAGTTGATGATTGAGAAAGAAGAAAGTTACAAATTCTATGAAAATACTGGGGAGAAGCCTGAAGATAAGGACCTCTATGATCAAGGCCTCTATAAGCAAATTGGAAAACCTCCTCCAGCACCCCCTCCAACAGATATTAATTTAGAAAAAGCAGAAGAACCTAGTAAAATTTCACAGATCAAGCAACCAGCAACCTCAAGCACAGATAACAAAAAGAAAGATGATATCAAGTCTG AGTTGTCAAAGACCAAGGCGACACCCCTATTGGTGGCATCAAAGATGGGTATCGTAGAGATGGTGAAGGAGATCCTTGAAAAGTTCCCAATAGCCATTCAAGATACGGATTCTGACGAGAAGAATATCTTGCTTTTGGCAGTAGAGCATAGGCAAACAGCCGTCTATAACTGGTTAATAGGACAAAAGTATCCAGAGCGCGTGTTTTATCATGTGGACAAACAAGAAAACAATGCAGTACACTTAGCTGCATTGTTTCAGAAGCACGAGTTGTGGCGCATCCCTGGTACTGCGTTACAGTTGCAAGGCGAAAGGAAGTGGTACAAG TATGTAAAGCACACTTTGCCAAAACAATCATATGTCCGTTATAATAAAAAAGGTCAGACACCAAGAGAGATCTTCAGAGAGACGCATGCAAAGTTACTCAAAGATGGCACTGAGTGGCTTGTCACAACCTCAAATTCGTTCTCTGTCGTTGCAGCACTGATTGCTACAGTTGCATTTGCTACAGCTTCTGCAGTCCCAGGTGGAGCCGATGATTCTGGCCGTCCATACCTTGAAAGTCAACCTGCTTTTTCAGTATTTTCTATCTCATCACTTGTTTCTCTTTGCTTCTCTGTCACGGCCCTGGTGTTTTTTCTAGCTATCCTCACATCTCGATGCCAACACAGTGATTTCGAGAAAGACTTGCCAAGAAAGTTGCTCCTAGGATTAACTTCGCTTTTTGCATCAATAACTGCTATCTTGGTCTCATTCTGCGCTGCGCATTTCTTTGTCCTCCAGGATAACTTAAGGAGAGCAGCATTTCCAATATACGGGGTGACATGCATACCTGTGGTGTTTTTTGCATTTAATCAATTCCCTCTCTATTTTGATCTCATAAGGTCATACATCCAACAGCTACCACTTCGTAGCTATAAGGTGTTTTATACCGAGTCCTCAGGCGCAAGTAGCTCAGATCAGAAGAATGAAGGTAAAGAGAAGGATGATTGA
- the LOC107768998 gene encoding uncharacterized protein LOC107768998 isoform X1 has translation MEPLGGLSKRGKQEIQPQISVLGMELGRPSDEEEKEKKRIKDQLFQACMENRWTGVKQLYINDKFAQESKLTKSEDTVLHLAISSYHPHRDDSLQKTHLDCIKDMVVKIPKENRLCILKQKNEKGNTPLHLAAELGSVSIIACLVNPQEPELIWETNSKGETPLFVAAYRGRLDAFLYLHECCQNEKSGKDPIVLCRRGDGDNILHAAISGEYFKLAFQIIKRYELLVNRLNSEGMSPLHFLSRMPQVFKSGSHFRYIDSIIYYCITVEELKIEKYKTEGIEDTYRRLPDNWKLPDNYQTLVDFLELLWNGTANFLDYIKEIWKQANKSKAPTEETNEKRDKKSTGNQDDPENPPIPVTTGVTNVNQDKKSPAEGKRNGNLFPANYTTFINFVKLLMTILLIVIGIGLQRIKKLEVKKKHHQWAVKIMKLMIEKEESYKFYENTGEKPEDKDLYDQGLYKQIGKPPPAPPPTDINLEKAEEPSKISQIKQPATSSTDNKKKDDIKSDELVTIGLNTELSKTKATPLLVASKMGIVEMVKEILEKFPIAIQDTDSDEKNILLLAVEHRQTAVYNWLIGQKYPERVFYHVDKQENNAVHLAALFQKHELWRIPGTALQLQGERKWYKYVKHTLPKQSYVRYNKKGQTPREIFRETHAKLLKDGTEWLVTTSNSFSVVAALIATVAFATASAVPGGADDSGRPYLESQPAFSVFSISSLVSLCFSVTALVFFLAILTSRCQHSDFEKDLPRKLLLGLTSLFASITAILVSFCAAHFFVLQDNLRRAAFPIYGVTCIPVVFFAFNQFPLYFDLIRSYIQQLPLRSYKVFYTESSGASSSDQKNEGKEKDD, from the exons ATGGAGCCTTTAGGTGGGCTGAGCAAAAGAGGAAAACAAGAAATTCAACCACAGATTTCGGTACTAGGAATGGAATTGGGACGACCTTCCGATGaggaagaaaaggagaaaaaaagaattaaagaTCAATTATTTCAAGCCTGCATGGAGAATAGGTGGACAGGAGTTAAGCAACTGTACATCAACGACAAGTTTGCCCAAGAATCCAAACTCACTAAATCTGAAGATACTGTTCTTCACTTAGCTATCTCTTCTTACCATCCACATCGAGATGACTCTTTACAGAAAACTCATCTTGATTGTATTAAGGATATGGTAGTTAAAATACCAAAGGAAAATCGATTGTGTATCTTAAAACAGAAGAATGAAAAAGGGAACACACCTCTTCACCTTGCAGCAGAACTCGGAAGTGTCTCCATAATTGCGTGTTTGGTAAACCCACAAGAACCTGAACTCATCTGGGAGACCAATTCAAAAGGTGAAACCCCTTTATTCGTTGCTGCTTATCGTGGCAGGCTAGATGCTTTTCTCTACCTACATGAGTGTTGTCAAAATGAAAAGAGCGGAAAAGATCCAATTGTACTTTGCAGGAGGGGAGATGGGGATAACATTCTACACGCAGCTATCTCTGGCGAGTACTTTA AGTTGGCTTTTCAGATAATAAAGCGCTATGAGCTACTTGTCAACCGTTTAAACTCAGAGGGCATGTCTCCTCTACACTTTCTATCTAGGATGCCTCAAGTATTCAAAAGTGGAAGCCATTTTCGGTACATAGATAGCATTATCTACTACT GCATAACTGTCGAAGAGCTAAAGATagagaaatataaaactgaaggcATAGAAGACACATATCGTAGACTCCCAGATAACTGGAAACTCCCAGATAACTACCAAACACTGGTGGACTTCTTGGAACTACTTTGGAATGGGACTGCAAATTTTCTTG ATTACATTAAGGAAATCTGGAAGCAAGCAAACAAGTCTAAAG CTCCTACTGAAGAAACTAATGAGAAGCGAGATAAGAAGTCTACAG GCAATCAAGATGATCCTGAGAATCCCCCAATTCCAG TAACTACTGGAGTAACTAATGTGAATCAAGACAAGAAGTCTCCAG CTGAAGGGAAGAGAAATGGCAACTTATTTCCAGCCAATTACACCACCTTTATCAATTTCGTCAAATTACTAATGACGATTTTGCTAATCGTAATTGGTATTG GACTCCAAAGGATAAAGAAATTAGAGGTAAAGAAGAAGCACCATCAATGGGCAGTTAAAATTATGAAGTTGATGATTGAGAAAGAAGAAAGTTACAAATTCTATGAAAATACTGGGGAGAAGCCTGAAGATAAGGACCTCTATGATCAAGGCCTCTATAAGCAAATTGGAAAACCTCCTCCAGCACCCCCTCCAACAGATATTAATTTAGAAAAAGCAGAAGAACCTAGTAAAATTTCACAGATCAAGCAACCAGCAACCTCAAGCACAGATAACAAAAAGAAAGATGATATCAAGTCTG ATGAACTGGTAACTATAGGTCTAAATACAGAGTTGTCAAAGACCAAGGCGACACCCCTATTGGTGGCATCAAAGATGGGTATCGTAGAGATGGTGAAGGAGATCCTTGAAAAGTTCCCAATAGCCATTCAAGATACGGATTCTGACGAGAAGAATATCTTGCTTTTGGCAGTAGAGCATAGGCAAACAGCCGTCTATAACTGGTTAATAGGACAAAAGTATCCAGAGCGCGTGTTTTATCATGTGGACAAACAAGAAAACAATGCAGTACACTTAGCTGCATTGTTTCAGAAGCACGAGTTGTGGCGCATCCCTGGTACTGCGTTACAGTTGCAAGGCGAAAGGAAGTGGTACAAG TATGTAAAGCACACTTTGCCAAAACAATCATATGTCCGTTATAATAAAAAAGGTCAGACACCAAGAGAGATCTTCAGAGAGACGCATGCAAAGTTACTCAAAGATGGCACTGAGTGGCTTGTCACAACCTCAAATTCGTTCTCTGTCGTTGCAGCACTGATTGCTACAGTTGCATTTGCTACAGCTTCTGCAGTCCCAGGTGGAGCCGATGATTCTGGCCGTCCATACCTTGAAAGTCAACCTGCTTTTTCAGTATTTTCTATCTCATCACTTGTTTCTCTTTGCTTCTCTGTCACGGCCCTGGTGTTTTTTCTAGCTATCCTCACATCTCGATGCCAACACAGTGATTTCGAGAAAGACTTGCCAAGAAAGTTGCTCCTAGGATTAACTTCGCTTTTTGCATCAATAACTGCTATCTTGGTCTCATTCTGCGCTGCGCATTTCTTTGTCCTCCAGGATAACTTAAGGAGAGCAGCATTTCCAATATACGGGGTGACATGCATACCTGTGGTGTTTTTTGCATTTAATCAATTCCCTCTCTATTTTGATCTCATAAGGTCATACATCCAACAGCTACCACTTCGTAGCTATAAGGTGTTTTATACCGAGTCCTCAGGCGCAAGTAGCTCAGATCAGAAGAATGAAGGTAAAGAGAAGGATGATTGA